A single Candidatus Aegiribacteria sp. DNA region contains:
- a CDS encoding mechanosensitive ion channel family protein, translating into MSQQMLLHGIMAVVLGLAVGLILWLIRKHSPGSRLKLWILLAGIAGASYLVMKMFGVPGESTFSRIALAATIMLGANTILQVLNLLLWDYLLKKQGDIHIPRLIIDMINFIVLAIVAVAILNGIFGVRLTAFLVTSTVLSAVIGLSLQDILGNLFAGLALQMERPYKVGEWIGVGEEEGIVVQMNWRTLTIRTRAGDHVTIPNATVSKDIVTNYSHPNRHHMCRIEIGMAYNHSPGQVKKIISGVFARTDGVLTKPLPKVFLEKFDSYTINYDVRFWISEYHRKPEIENAVRTHIWYSLRRAGLSIPFPIRDVTVRTVPEDYEARVKELLITEIFNELREVELFELLNDEQILKLAESSSRHLYSKGEILVNQGDSGDSLLIISDGKVEVYVSDSSGRKTHLADLQEGDYFGEMSLLTGEPRSASVCAVAETEVIVVKKEGLAYLLETEPSILEPLSEMLEKRLEDLSSRVVDSSIEEQEYKQPVQKDHILGRIRDFFGIR; encoded by the coding sequence TTGAGTCAGCAGATGCTTTTACACGGTATCATGGCTGTTGTCCTTGGTCTTGCAGTAGGGCTTATTCTCTGGCTGATCAGAAAACATTCACCAGGGAGCAGGCTGAAGCTCTGGATTCTTCTGGCTGGAATCGCTGGGGCATCATACCTTGTGATGAAGATGTTCGGGGTACCGGGAGAATCAACCTTTTCCAGAATAGCTCTTGCTGCGACAATTATGCTCGGCGCCAACACGATTCTGCAGGTTCTGAACCTGCTGTTGTGGGACTATCTCCTGAAGAAACAGGGCGATATTCACATTCCGAGACTGATAATAGACATGATCAACTTCATCGTTCTGGCAATTGTCGCAGTAGCCATTCTAAATGGAATATTCGGAGTCAGGCTCACCGCGTTCCTTGTTACGTCAACCGTTCTTTCCGCTGTTATCGGACTCTCTCTTCAGGACATACTGGGTAATCTTTTTGCGGGTCTGGCTTTGCAGATGGAGAGACCGTATAAAGTCGGTGAATGGATAGGTGTAGGTGAAGAAGAGGGTATAGTCGTGCAGATGAACTGGCGGACTCTTACCATCAGAACAAGAGCCGGAGATCATGTTACCATTCCAAACGCTACTGTTTCTAAGGATATCGTAACTAACTACTCCCATCCGAACAGACATCATATGTGCAGGATAGAAATCGGAATGGCTTACAATCACTCACCTGGACAGGTGAAGAAAATAATTTCAGGAGTATTTGCCAGAACCGATGGGGTTCTGACGAAACCGCTTCCCAAAGTATTCCTTGAAAAATTTGATAGTTATACTATCAATTATGATGTACGTTTCTGGATTTCGGAATATCACAGAAAACCCGAAATCGAAAATGCAGTCAGAACACATATCTGGTATAGCCTTCGAAGGGCCGGGCTTTCAATTCCGTTCCCGATCAGGGATGTGACAGTTAGAACTGTCCCTGAGGATTACGAAGCCAGAGTCAAGGAATTGCTGATAACAGAAATATTCAATGAACTCAGAGAAGTTGAACTATTTGAACTGCTTAACGACGAACAGATCCTGAAACTTGCTGAGAGTTCCTCCAGACATCTCTATTCAAAGGGAGAGATACTTGTTAACCAGGGAGATTCAGGTGATTCCCTGTTAATTATCTCGGACGGCAAGGTCGAGGTTTATGTTTCTGATAGCTCCGGTCGAAAAACTCATCTCGCAGACCTCCAGGAAGGAGATTACTTCGGTGAAATGAGCCTCCTTACAGGTGAACCCCGCTCAGCATCGGTCTGCGCGGTGGCCGAAACTGAAGTAATCGTTGTTAAAAAAGAAGGTCTGGCATACCTGCTGGAAACAGAACCCTCGATCCTTGAACCACTCTCTGAAATGCTGGAAAAACGACTGGAGGATCTTTCAAGCAGAGTTGTGGACAGCTCAATAGAGGAGCAGGAATACA